In Phosphitispora fastidiosa, a single genomic region encodes these proteins:
- a CDS encoding polysaccharide pyruvyl transferase family protein — MKSLSILLHGSYNGSNYGDILLAWLIKNIIEEEGVNCILNNASSYFHRILGKSGEHPLRHNLKGVDGVIFGGGGYLTTKKIGIRGYKLLLLTHLVPMLEAKRRNIPYAIVGVGSGPIHDPILQRISKYALNNAKLIILRNQESRDYLRKYNVTNGIKVTADLALAYTPNMIKIEDDIQAERLLATLPKGLRVFLHVNLYNPHGGISDIERGCEILVKELIKYAHDDENIVFIIGSDYESKQCNEINRTLHNMLPSKRSIVIQDYNPWTLSAIINRCDVIITTKLHVGIIATSFGKTVLSFSGDQKIKRFYEQINAGERCIELKSLERGDAYKQLKNFIYAEPINIEAQRELAYESLRFIKEFIKKLQKEPK; from the coding sequence ATGAAGAGTTTATCGATATTGTTGCACGGGTCATATAATGGCTCGAATTATGGAGATATTTTATTAGCATGGCTAATAAAGAATATCATTGAAGAAGAAGGAGTCAATTGCATTCTAAATAATGCTAGTTCATATTTTCATAGAATACTGGGTAAATCAGGGGAGCATCCTTTGCGACATAATTTGAAGGGTGTTGACGGTGTTATTTTTGGTGGGGGAGGTTACTTAACAACAAAAAAAATTGGTATTAGAGGTTATAAATTATTACTTTTAACACATCTTGTACCAATGTTAGAAGCTAAACGCAGAAATATTCCCTATGCGATAGTTGGGGTAGGTTCAGGTCCGATTCATGACCCAATACTACAAAGAATTTCAAAGTATGCTTTAAATAATGCAAAGTTAATAATACTTAGAAACCAAGAGTCTAGAGACTATCTGCGAAAGTATAATGTTACAAATGGAATAAAGGTTACGGCAGATTTGGCATTAGCATATACCCCGAACATGATAAAGATTGAAGATGATATTCAAGCCGAAAGATTACTTGCAACGCTTCCAAAGGGTCTTAGAGTATTTCTTCATGTAAATCTCTATAACCCTCATGGTGGAATAAGTGACATCGAAAGAGGTTGTGAAATTTTAGTAAAAGAGTTAATTAAATATGCTCATGATGATGAAAACATAGTTTTTATTATTGGCTCAGATTATGAATCGAAGCAATGTAATGAAATTAATAGAACTTTACATAATATGTTACCGAGTAAACGATCAATCGTTATTCAAGATTATAATCCTTGGACACTATCTGCAATAATAAATCGGTGTGATGTAATTATTACAACAAAATTACACGTAGGAATTATCGCAACTTCGTTCGGAAAGACTGTATTGTCTTTTTCAGGGGATCAAAAAATTAAACGGTTTTATGAGCAAATAAATGCTGGTGAACGATGTATTGAGTTAAAGTCTTTAGAACGAGGGGATGCCTATAAACAACTTAAGAATTTTATTTATGCCGAACCAATTAATATCGAGGCTCAACGTGAATTAGCATATGAAAGTTTGAGATTTATTAAGGAGTTTATCAAGAAACTTCAAAAGGAACCAAAATAG
- a CDS encoding lipopolysaccharide biosynthesis protein has product MAEYTKQIKIGAILAYVFIGLQLISGLVFTPFLLKSLGQEEYGLYSLIGAFVAYLSIMDFGIGSTITRYVAKYRAEEDEESQNGFLATCIVLYLVIGFLVTLVGIFIYINIETIFSNSVKESQLPLAKTMLQILLCNIIISLVGYAYPAIITAYEKHIFNKITDIGRLVLRVGVLVLLLSLGFKSLAIVIVDTCLNILILFIKIIYVQLVLKTRIKLKLFSISIVKDIFSFSIFVFLANLINQVNLKLNLLVLGIVSDVVQISICSVAMMLVTYFTQFSQAVSGMFLPALTRLTASNTSMWSVENYAIRISRIQIKLLTLILVSFATLGSQFVILWVGREYSRAYNVALLMMIAYYMPFTQTSLNALCLALNRHKVRNSIYGICSIATLLLMIPLSKKYGATGSAIATLISMGVGYGIFIQGYYHKKIGINMFRFIKESYLDTFIPAVISFLVGVALTKIFIVSWGMFCLQAFVVFFTYIIPLWFIGMNKFERDLIMEPIRKVLYVKHKTRGIG; this is encoded by the coding sequence ATGGCTGAATATACGAAGCAAATTAAAATTGGAGCAATTCTTGCCTATGTATTTATTGGACTTCAATTAATAAGTGGTTTGGTGTTTACTCCCTTCTTATTAAAGTCTTTGGGACAGGAAGAATACGGTCTTTACTCTCTTATTGGTGCGTTTGTTGCATACTTGTCAATTATGGACTTTGGGATTGGTTCAACCATAACTAGGTACGTTGCAAAATATCGTGCAGAGGAAGATGAGGAGAGTCAAAACGGATTTCTAGCAACTTGTATTGTCTTATATCTAGTTATAGGATTTCTAGTTACATTAGTTGGGATATTTATTTATATCAATATTGAAACTATTTTTAGCAATTCGGTTAAAGAATCACAGTTACCCTTAGCAAAGACTATGCTGCAAATATTGTTATGTAATATTATTATTTCTCTAGTTGGATACGCATATCCAGCTATTATTACAGCCTATGAAAAACATATTTTCAACAAAATAACAGACATCGGGCGACTTGTTTTACGTGTCGGGGTACTAGTCCTGTTATTATCATTAGGTTTCAAATCTTTAGCAATTGTAATAGTCGATACATGTCTTAACATTTTAATCCTGTTCATAAAGATAATCTATGTTCAATTAGTTTTGAAGACTAGAATTAAATTAAAATTATTCAGTATTAGCATAGTAAAAGACATTTTTTCGTTTTCTATTTTTGTATTTCTAGCAAACCTTATTAACCAGGTAAATTTAAAGCTTAATCTTTTAGTACTAGGTATAGTCTCTGATGTTGTTCAGATTTCAATTTGCTCGGTTGCAATGATGTTAGTAACTTATTTCACTCAATTTTCTCAAGCTGTTTCTGGGATGTTTTTGCCTGCCTTAACAAGACTTACGGCAAGCAATACCTCAATGTGGAGTGTAGAGAATTACGCAATTAGAATTAGTAGAATACAAATAAAATTGTTAACACTAATACTTGTGAGTTTTGCAACACTAGGTTCTCAATTTGTAATTCTGTGGGTTGGTAGAGAATACTCAAGGGCATACAATGTGGCATTATTAATGATGATTGCTTATTATATGCCTTTCACACAGACTTCATTAAATGCCTTGTGTTTAGCTTTAAATAGACATAAAGTTAGAAACAGTATTTATGGGATTTGTAGTATTGCAACATTATTACTAATGATACCGCTTTCCAAAAAATATGGAGCGACTGGTTCAGCGATAGCAACCTTAATTTCTATGGGAGTCGGGTACGGTATTTTTATTCAGGGTTATTACCACAAAAAGATTGGTATTAATATGTTTAGGTTTATAAAAGAATCATATTTGGATACATTTATTCCTGCAGTGATTAGCTTTTTAGTTGGGGTTGCTTTAACTAAAATATTTATTGTATCCTGGGGTATGTTTTGTCTTCAAGCCTTTGTAGTTTTCTTTACATATATCATTCCCTTATGGTTTATAGGTATGAATAAATTCGAAAGAGATTTGATTATGGAGCCGATTCGAAAGGTATTGTATGTTAAACATAAAACTAGGGGTATTGGTTGA
- a CDS encoding UDP-glucose dehydrogenase family protein, with product MKISVAGTGYVGLVSGVCLAEVGHQVTCVDVDESKINFMKQGISPIYEQDLEELMQKNYSAGRLDYTTDYKSAYRDADAIFIGVGTPEQPDGSADLSYIATVARQIAETIERDCLVVVKSTVPVGTNDKVEQFIHDFLPHDGEKHTGNGVGAGHKIRVEVASNPEFLAQGTAVRDTLRAARIIIGTESRWAEEMLMKIYEPFNLPIVSVSRRSAEMIKYASNDFLALKISYMNDIANLCELAGADIQDVARGMGFDERIGSRFLNAGVGYGGSCFPKDTKALEYLARQHGYELRTVKAAIDVNSDQKTMLYKKACKRLITFNGLKAAVLGLTFKPDTDDLREAPSLSNVPLLLAQGANIYAYDPVGMDNFKRKYPEGENGRGSIKYVDNIEDALQDANVCFIFTEWGEIRAVPPETYKKLMRTPLVYDGRNIYEVQEMREAGVEYYSIGRQ from the coding sequence GTGAAAATATCCGTAGCAGGGACAGGCTATGTTGGCCTGGTGTCAGGTGTCTGCCTGGCCGAAGTTGGCCACCAGGTTACCTGTGTTGATGTTGACGAAAGCAAAATAAACTTTATGAAACAGGGTATTTCTCCTATCTATGAGCAGGACCTGGAAGAACTGATGCAAAAGAACTACTCCGCCGGTCGGCTTGATTATACCACTGACTACAAATCAGCCTATCGGGATGCAGATGCCATATTCATCGGTGTGGGAACCCCGGAGCAGCCTGACGGTTCTGCAGACCTGTCATACATAGCTACAGTTGCCCGGCAGATTGCCGAGACTATTGAGCGGGACTGCCTTGTTGTGGTCAAGTCCACAGTTCCTGTGGGAACAAATGATAAGGTGGAGCAGTTTATTCACGATTTCCTGCCCCATGACGGGGAAAAACATACCGGTAACGGAGTCGGTGCCGGTCACAAGATCAGGGTGGAAGTGGCCTCCAACCCGGAGTTTCTGGCCCAGGGGACAGCGGTTCGCGATACCCTCCGGGCAGCCAGGATTATCATCGGAACAGAGAGCAGATGGGCTGAGGAAATGCTCATGAAGATATATGAACCCTTCAACCTGCCCATCGTTTCTGTCAGTAGAAGGTCTGCCGAGATGATTAAATATGCTTCCAATGACTTCCTGGCCCTGAAAATCTCCTACATGAACGATATAGCCAACCTCTGTGAACTGGCTGGCGCTGATATCCAGGATGTGGCCAGGGGTATGGGCTTTGATGAACGTATTGGCAGCAGGTTCCTCAATGCCGGCGTTGGCTATGGCGGTTCCTGTTTCCCTAAGGATACCAAGGCATTGGAGTATTTAGCCCGGCAGCACGGCTATGAGCTGCGGACTGTTAAGGCTGCCATAGATGTCAATTCCGATCAGAAGACTATGCTGTATAAGAAGGCCTGTAAAAGGCTGATTACCTTTAACGGCCTGAAGGCAGCCGTGCTGGGGCTGACCTTTAAGCCTGACACGGATGATTTGAGAGAGGCTCCATCCCTTTCCAATGTTCCTTTGTTATTGGCCCAGGGTGCCAATATCTATGCATATGACCCTGTTGGCATGGACAATTTTAAGCGGAAGTATCCCGAGGGGGAAAATGGCAGGGGAAGTATCAAGTATGTAGATAACATCGAGGATGCTTTGCAAGACGCTAATGTCTGCTTTATCTTTACTGAGTGGGGCGAGATCAGGGCAGTGCCGCCGGAAACCTATAAGAAGTTGATGCGGACTCCTTTGGTTTATGACGGCAGGAATATATATGAAGTGCAGGAGATGCGCGAAGCAGGTGTGGAATACTACTCCATAGGGAGGCAGTAA
- a CDS encoding GDP-mannose 4,6-dehydratase, whose amino-acid sequence MKTIVVTGGAGFIGSHLCEALLHSGNRVINIDSFNDYYDPRIKRRNVSETEAFISANNLDRNSYVPAEGDIRDLEFLKTVFSEHQPDVIVHLAAYAGVRPSIENPVLYTEVNVNGTLNLLEICRIYGIDKFVFASSSSVYGNNDKVPFAEDDVVDFPISPYAATKKAGELLCHTYHSLYGINMACLRFFTVYGPRQRPDLAIHKFTGLITAGQAVPFYGDGSTERDYTHIDDIIDGVTKAIAWVSEGSGKYEIFNLGESNTVSLNTMLTTIENTLNKKAILDKLPLQPGDVNRTFADISKAKRILGYNPQTDFAEGIRKFVEWLGGYYELPKENTSPKLY is encoded by the coding sequence TTGAAAACCATCGTAGTTACAGGTGGAGCCGGGTTTATCGGTTCACACCTTTGTGAGGCCTTGCTGCATAGTGGGAATAGGGTTATCAACATTGACAGTTTTAATGATTATTATGACCCCCGGATCAAGAGGCGCAATGTCAGCGAAACAGAGGCCTTTATCAGCGCCAATAACCTGGATAGGAATTCCTATGTGCCGGCAGAGGGAGATATCCGTGATTTGGAATTTTTAAAAACGGTCTTTTCAGAGCATCAGCCTGATGTCATTGTCCACCTGGCAGCATATGCAGGAGTAAGGCCCTCAATCGAAAATCCGGTATTATACACCGAGGTCAATGTCAACGGTACCCTGAATCTCCTGGAAATCTGCCGGATTTATGGGATTGATAAGTTTGTTTTCGCTTCCTCCTCTTCAGTCTATGGAAATAATGATAAAGTACCTTTTGCAGAGGATGATGTGGTGGATTTCCCGATTTCACCTTATGCAGCCACCAAGAAAGCCGGAGAGCTGCTGTGCCATACTTATCACAGCCTGTATGGCATTAATATGGCCTGTCTGAGGTTTTTTACAGTTTACGGTCCCAGGCAGAGACCTGATTTGGCGATACATAAGTTTACCGGCTTGATTACAGCCGGACAGGCTGTCCCGTTTTACGGAGATGGCAGTACGGAGCGGGATTACACCCATATTGACGATATTATCGACGGAGTCACCAAAGCCATTGCCTGGGTCAGTGAAGGCAGTGGAAAGTATGAGATTTTCAACCTGGGTGAGTCAAATACTGTCAGCCTGAACACGATGCTCACGACTATTGAAAATACTTTGAATAAAAAAGCCATATTAGATAAGTTACCCCTGCAGCCTGGGGATGTGAACCGTACCTTTGCTGATATTTCAAAAGCAAAGAGAATCCTGGGATATAATCCCCAGACGGATTTTGCAGAGGGAATCAGGAAGTTTGTTGAATGGTTAGGTGGTTATTATGAATTACCAAAAGAGAATACTTCTCCTAAGCTTTATTGA
- a CDS encoding polysaccharide biosynthesis protein, with protein sequence MNYQKRILLLSFIDAVIVTAAVGLAYLIRFDFRVEPRFFALLPYVMAAHVILTQISFQWVKMYRRVWQYASIGELVQVAKAAAFSEAVFFLLHNILRLIDPELVVPRSIYLLAFVLIILGVGGSRLFWRMVRDSYLSPRHRTGNRRTLIVGAGQAGVLVARELKQSGDSDLYPVAFVDDNPNKWNLEVLGLSVLGGCEQIPEIVRDHDIEKIIIAIPSASRSETARVIEICKDTGAQIKMLPKVSDLISKRFSVSMIREVSVEDLLGRDPVKVDLEGIANYVTGQVVLVTGAGGSIGSELCRQIAAFVPERLLLLGHGENSIYDIEMELHKIYPDQKTAALIADIQDRQRLNEVFAAYRPVVVFHAAAHKHVPLMESNPVEAVKNNVLGTRNVAECAHEYGVSRFVMVSTDKAVNPTSIMGTTKRVAELFVQGLGRTSPTKFVAVRFGNVLGSRGSVIPLFKKQIAAGGPVTVTDPHMVRYFMTIPEAVQLVIQAGAFAEGGEIFILDMGKPVKINDLARDLIRLSGLEPDRDIEIKYTGIRPGEKLYEEILTNEEGITATRHDRIFVGQPGEYSWEELQFMLRKLEKAAARNQSAEKAGEIRELLQQIVPSYHLPVYERAAVDEILQSRSETAAGK encoded by the coding sequence ATGAATTACCAAAAGAGAATACTTCTCCTAAGCTTTATTGATGCTGTTATCGTAACAGCGGCAGTCGGTCTGGCCTACCTGATCAGGTTTGATTTCCGGGTTGAGCCCAGGTTTTTTGCCCTGCTGCCATATGTCATGGCTGCCCATGTTATTCTGACCCAGATTTCTTTTCAATGGGTTAAGATGTACCGTCGGGTCTGGCAGTATGCCAGCATCGGGGAATTGGTGCAGGTTGCCAAGGCTGCGGCTTTCTCGGAAGCGGTATTTTTCCTCCTGCACAATATCCTGCGCCTGATTGATCCGGAGCTGGTTGTGCCGCGCTCAATTTACCTCCTGGCCTTTGTTCTGATTATCCTGGGGGTGGGCGGGTCGCGCCTGTTCTGGAGGATGGTCCGGGATTCTTACCTGAGCCCCCGACACCGGACCGGGAATCGCCGTACCCTGATTGTGGGCGCTGGTCAGGCAGGAGTACTGGTGGCCAGGGAATTGAAGCAGTCAGGGGACTCTGACCTGTATCCGGTTGCTTTTGTGGATGACAACCCCAACAAATGGAATCTGGAGGTCTTGGGGCTTAGTGTTTTGGGCGGCTGTGAGCAGATACCGGAAATTGTCAGGGACCATGATATTGAGAAGATTATCATTGCCATTCCGTCTGCTTCCAGGTCTGAAACAGCCCGGGTTATTGAAATATGTAAGGACACCGGGGCTCAGATTAAGATGCTGCCAAAGGTGTCAGACCTGATCAGTAAGCGGTTTTCGGTAAGTATGATCAGAGAAGTCAGTGTTGAGGACCTGCTGGGGAGAGACCCGGTAAAGGTTGATTTAGAGGGAATCGCCAATTACGTTACCGGTCAGGTGGTTCTGGTTACCGGGGCCGGTGGTTCCATCGGTTCCGAGCTCTGCCGCCAGATTGCCGCGTTTGTCCCGGAGAGACTGCTTCTCCTGGGTCATGGCGAAAACAGTATTTATGATATTGAGATGGAACTGCATAAAATTTACCCCGACCAGAAGACAGCGGCCCTTATCGCCGATATCCAGGACCGGCAGCGGCTCAATGAGGTTTTTGCCGCCTACCGTCCTGTAGTGGTATTCCATGCTGCGGCCCATAAGCATGTCCCCCTGATGGAGAGCAATCCGGTGGAAGCAGTCAAAAACAATGTCCTGGGGACCCGGAATGTTGCGGAATGTGCCCATGAGTATGGAGTTTCCCGTTTTGTGATGGTATCTACCGATAAAGCGGTCAACCCTACCAGCATCATGGGGACCACCAAGCGGGTGGCCGAGCTGTTTGTCCAGGGTCTGGGCAGGACAAGCCCGACCAAGTTTGTGGCCGTAAGGTTTGGCAATGTCCTGGGCAGCCGGGGCAGTGTGATCCCTTTATTTAAGAAACAGATTGCCGCCGGCGGCCCGGTTACCGTCACTGATCCACACATGGTCCGTTATTTCATGACTATTCCTGAGGCCGTCCAGTTGGTTATCCAGGCCGGAGCCTTTGCTGAGGGTGGCGAGATATTTATTCTGGATATGGGCAAACCGGTCAAAATAAACGATCTGGCCAGGGACCTAATCCGCTTGTCAGGGCTGGAACCGGATCGGGATATTGAAATAAAGTATACCGGCATTCGTCCGGGAGAAAAGCTCTATGAGGAGATTCTCACCAATGAGGAAGGAATCACTGCTACCAGGCATGACCGTATTTTTGTCGGCCAGCCGGGAGAATATTCCTGGGAAGAACTGCAGTTCATGCTGCGCAAGCTGGAAAAGGCAGCAGCCAGAAATCAGTCTGCGGAAAAGGCCGGAGAAATCAGGGAACTGCTGCAGCAGATTGTACCCTCTTATC